In Streptomyces sp. NBC_00878, a single window of DNA contains:
- a CDS encoding TetR family transcriptional regulator, translating into MTGQVRTVDGRVAGRRGQATRQKLLDCLSEMLSSSPYRDVKVIDVARKAGTSPATFYQYFPDVEGAVLEIAEQMAAEGAGLTELLAGRSWVGKAGWQTAQELVDGFLEFWRKNDAILRVVDLGAAEGDKRFYKIRMKILNSVNNSLTDTVKELQAKGKVDKDVSPGAMAGSLVAMLAAVASHQKGFQTWGVKQAELKPNLALLVHLGVTGKKPTK; encoded by the coding sequence ATGACAGGACAAGTGCGTACCGTCGACGGCCGTGTGGCCGGTCGGCGCGGGCAGGCGACGCGGCAGAAGCTGCTCGACTGCCTCAGCGAGATGCTCAGCTCCTCGCCCTACCGCGACGTCAAAGTCATCGACGTCGCGCGGAAGGCGGGCACTTCACCGGCGACCTTCTATCAATACTTCCCGGACGTCGAAGGCGCCGTCCTGGAGATTGCAGAGCAAATGGCAGCGGAGGGAGCCGGGTTGACCGAGCTCCTCGCAGGACGCTCCTGGGTCGGCAAGGCCGGCTGGCAGACCGCGCAGGAACTCGTGGACGGGTTCCTCGAGTTCTGGCGCAAAAACGATGCCATCCTGCGCGTCGTCGACCTGGGCGCCGCCGAGGGCGACAAACGCTTCTACAAGATCCGCATGAAGATCCTGAACTCCGTGAACAACTCCCTCACGGACACGGTCAAGGAGCTTCAGGCGAAGGGCAAGGTCGACAAGGACGTCAGTCCGGGGGCGATGGCGGGTTCCCTCGTCGCGATGCTCGCGGCGGTCGCCTCGCACCAGAAGGGCTTCCAGACCTGGGGCGTGAAGCAGGCCGAACTGAAACCGAACCTCGCCCTGTTGGTACATCTGGGCGTAACCGGCAAGAAGCCGACCAAGTAG
- a CDS encoding glycosyltransferase, with protein MRVLLSAYDSRGGVEPLVGLAVRLRELGAEVRVCAPPDEEFAKRLAGVGVEMVPTGRSVRDLVTGKTPPSAAGVPRRAAELAAAFYDNVTAAADGCDVLVATGLVPAVAGVKAAAEKLGIDYVYVSYQPVSLPSPHHPPMPRPGRPLPSDVTDNRVLWERDAQDAQAVFGEAVNTHRASIGLPPLDNVRDHVFTDQPWLAADPVLAPWRRPADLDVVQTGAWILPDERPLPAELVAFLDAGTPPVYVGFGSIPIRDPEGVARVVIESIRAQGRRAVVSRGWADLALIDDQDDCFVVGEVNHQALFGRTAAVVHHGGAGTTTTATWAGAPQVVVPQGADQPYFAGRVADLGIGAAHNGPAPTVESLSAALRTALTPETRVRARTVAGTFRTDGAATAAKLLLDAVGQEGPPAPA; from the coding sequence ATGCGCGTGTTGCTGTCGGCCTACGATTCGCGCGGAGGCGTCGAACCGCTGGTGGGGCTCGCGGTGCGGTTGCGGGAACTCGGCGCGGAGGTGCGAGTGTGCGCGCCACCCGACGAGGAGTTCGCGAAGCGGCTGGCCGGGGTCGGTGTGGAGATGGTGCCGACCGGCCGGTCGGTGCGCGATCTGGTGACCGGGAAGACGCCGCCGTCGGCGGCGGGCGTGCCCCGGCGGGCGGCCGAGTTGGCCGCCGCGTTCTACGACAACGTCACCGCGGCGGCCGACGGGTGTGACGTGCTGGTGGCGACCGGCCTCGTGCCGGCCGTGGCCGGAGTGAAAGCGGCGGCCGAGAAACTGGGCATCGACTACGTGTACGTGAGTTACCAGCCGGTCAGCCTGCCGTCGCCGCACCACCCTCCGATGCCGCGGCCCGGCCGGCCGCTTCCCTCGGACGTGACCGACAACCGGGTGTTGTGGGAGCGGGACGCCCAGGACGCGCAAGCGGTGTTCGGCGAGGCGGTCAACACCCACCGGGCGTCGATCGGGCTGCCGCCGCTGGACAACGTCCGCGACCACGTCTTCACCGACCAACCGTGGCTGGCCGCCGACCCGGTCCTGGCCCCGTGGCGGCGGCCGGCGGACCTCGACGTGGTGCAGACCGGCGCGTGGATCCTGCCGGACGAACGCCCGCTCCCGGCCGAGCTGGTGGCGTTCCTGGACGCCGGCACACCACCGGTGTACGTGGGCTTCGGCAGCATTCCCATACGCGATCCGGAGGGCGTCGCCCGGGTGGTCATCGAGTCGATCCGCGCGCAGGGGCGCCGCGCGGTCGTCTCCCGTGGCTGGGCCGACCTGGCCCTGATCGACGACCAGGACGACTGCTTCGTCGTCGGCGAGGTCAACCATCAGGCGCTGTTCGGCCGGACGGCCGCCGTCGTCCACCACGGCGGCGCGGGCACCACGACGACGGCCACCTGGGCCGGTGCGCCCCAGGTGGTGGTACCCCAGGGGGCGGACCAGCCGTACTTCGCCGGCCGGGTGGCCGACCTGGGCATCGGCGCGGCGCACAACGGTCCTGCTCCGACCGTCGAGTCCCTGTCGGCCGCGCTCAGGACGGCCCTGACCCCCGAGACGCGCGTACGAGCACGCACGGTGGCCGGCACGTTCCGCACCGACGGGGCGGCGACGGCCGCGAAACTACTGCTCGACGCCGTCGGCCAGGAAGGGCCGCCAGCGCCTGCGTGA
- a CDS encoding lipid-transfer protein, translating to MAREGAGAGLKDATAVVGIGQTPFAKQLPENEKALACRAILAALDDAGISPAEVDALASYTMEETDEVEVAKAVGFGDLTFFSKVGYGGGGSCATVAHLAAAVATGQATVGVAWRSRKRGSGPRPWKNTAVQLPTPAQWTRPFGLLRPADEIAMLTRRYLYEYGATRDHLFNVALACRNRANQNPAAMMYERPLTRDMYMTSRWISEPLCLFDNCLETDGALACVVVSAERARDCRRRPVYVHSAAQGLPAQHHGMVNYWNDDPLTGPAWTAARHLWKHSDFTPEDVDVAQIYDAFTPLIPLSLEGYGFCGRGEGGAFTESGALEIGGRLPLNTSGGGLSEAYVHGFNLINEGVKQLRGTSTAQVPGAATCLVTAGEGVPTSALLLRT from the coding sequence ATGGCAAGGGAAGGGGCAGGGGCAGGACTCAAGGACGCCACGGCCGTCGTCGGCATCGGGCAGACTCCCTTCGCCAAGCAACTCCCCGAGAACGAGAAGGCGTTGGCCTGCCGGGCGATCCTCGCCGCGCTCGACGACGCCGGGATCTCCCCCGCCGAGGTCGACGCGCTCGCCTCCTACACCATGGAGGAAACGGACGAGGTGGAGGTGGCGAAGGCCGTCGGCTTCGGCGACCTCACCTTCTTCAGCAAGGTCGGGTACGGGGGCGGCGGTTCGTGTGCCACCGTCGCGCATCTGGCCGCCGCCGTGGCCACCGGGCAGGCGACGGTCGGGGTCGCCTGGCGCTCACGGAAGCGGGGCAGCGGACCGCGCCCGTGGAAGAACACCGCGGTCCAACTCCCCACCCCCGCCCAGTGGACCCGCCCCTTCGGCCTCCTGCGCCCCGCCGACGAGATCGCCATGCTCACCCGTCGCTACCTGTACGAGTACGGGGCGACCCGGGACCACCTCTTCAACGTCGCCCTCGCCTGCCGCAACCGGGCCAACCAGAATCCCGCGGCGATGATGTACGAGCGCCCGCTGACCCGGGACATGTATATGACCTCGCGGTGGATCAGCGAGCCCCTCTGCCTCTTCGACAACTGCCTTGAGACGGACGGCGCGTTGGCCTGCGTCGTCGTCTCCGCCGAGCGGGCCCGCGACTGCCGGCGACGGCCCGTGTACGTCCACTCCGCGGCCCAGGGCCTGCCCGCCCAGCACCACGGCATGGTCAACTACTGGAACGACGACCCGCTGACCGGACCCGCCTGGACCGCGGCCCGACACCTGTGGAAGCACTCCGACTTCACCCCGGAGGACGTCGACGTCGCCCAGATCTACGACGCGTTCACGCCCCTCATACCGCTCTCCCTGGAGGGCTACGGCTTCTGCGGCCGGGGCGAGGGCGGCGCGTTCACCGAGAGCGGCGCCCTCGAAATCGGCGGACGGCTGCCGCTGAACACGAGCGGCGGCGGCCTCTCGGAGGCGTACGTCCACGGCTTCAACCTCATCAACGAGGGCGTGAAGCAACTCCGGGGCACGAGTACCGCGCAGGTTCCGGGCGCGGCAACCTGCCTGGTCACGGCGGGGGAGGGCGTACCGACGTCGGCCCTGCTCCTGAGGACCTGA
- a CDS encoding nitroreductase family deazaflavin-dependent oxidoreductase, which yields MGVGGVGGVGVRVGVGVRIVQRVSSTPAFAKVAPHLIPALDRAVHRLTRGKVLLSAQMLPGVILTARGAKSGLPRRTPLACMPEGGGQGKGGQGSEGASWILIGSNFGRTDHPAWTANLLAHPDAEVSWKGRDIPVTARLLRGEERDTAWKALLEFWPPYATYQARVEREIRLFRIVRRDGPGGSGNATGGSPPE from the coding sequence ATGGGCGTAGGAGGCGTAGGAGGCGTAGGAGTACGAGTGGGAGTAGGAGTTCGGATCGTGCAGAGGGTGTCCTCGACGCCCGCGTTCGCGAAGGTCGCGCCTCATCTCATTCCCGCGCTCGACCGCGCCGTACACCGGCTCACCCGCGGAAAGGTGCTGCTCAGCGCCCAGATGCTGCCCGGCGTCATCCTCACCGCGCGGGGCGCGAAGAGCGGACTGCCCCGGCGTACGCCTCTCGCCTGCATGCCGGAGGGAGGAGGGCAGGGGAAGGGAGGGCAGGGGAGCGAGGGAGCCAGCTGGATCTTGATCGGGTCCAACTTCGGGCGTACGGATCATCCCGCCTGGACCGCCAACCTGCTCGCCCATCCCGATGCGGAGGTCAGCTGGAAGGGCCGGGACATCCCGGTCACTGCCCGTCTTCTGCGCGGTGAGGAGCGGGACACCGCCTGGAAGGCGCTGCTGGAGTTCTGGCCGCCGTACGCGACGTACCAGGCGCGGGTGGAGCGGGAGATCCGCCTGTTCCGGATCGTCCGGCGGGACGGACCCGGGGGTTCCGGGAACGCGACAGGCGGCAGTCCACCGGAGTGA
- a CDS encoding VOC family protein, with product MQITTSTVSLTVDDVAASQQFFTTHLGYTEQAAADGFASLARQDAAVDIVLLARGHQILPADQRDQHASGLILAFTTTGIQDEEKRLHAEGVDITMPLREEPWGERLFQITDPNGVIVQFVEWAAPAAP from the coding sequence TTGCAGATCACCACCTCCACCGTCTCGCTCACCGTCGACGACGTCGCCGCCTCCCAGCAGTTCTTCACGACCCACCTGGGCTACACCGAACAGGCCGCCGCCGACGGATTCGCCTCCCTGGCCCGCCAGGACGCCGCGGTCGACATCGTCCTGCTCGCCCGCGGCCATCAGATCCTGCCGGCCGACCAGCGCGACCAGCACGCCTCCGGCCTGATCCTCGCCTTCACCACCACCGGCATCCAGGACGAGGAGAAGCGCCTGCACGCCGAGGGCGTGGACATCACCATGCCGCTGCGCGAGGAGCCCTGGGGCGAACGCCTCTTCCAGATCACCGACCCCAACGGCGTGATCGTCCAGTTCGTCGAGTGGGCGGCACCGGCCGCTCCCTGA
- a CDS encoding enoyl-CoA hydratase/isomerase family protein: protein MTLHLSTDKDTGVAVVTLDRPEKLNAIDLTTAAELAAAWREFRFDDSVRAIVLTGAGGRAFCTGLDRGVDVPQPNSPYMVDDPLVAIGPKANDLCKPVIAAVNGMACGGAFYLIGEADFVIADETAAFFDPHTTYGMVSAYESVYLAQRMPFGEVARMALMGTAERVSARRAYEVGLVSELTAPGEALAAAVRCADVIASYPTEAVQGTVRALWAAKEATRAAALAHAPHLVSMGNLPNEAQAGLFADRRSGFRTR from the coding sequence ATGACCCTTCACCTCTCCACCGACAAGGACACCGGCGTCGCGGTCGTCACCCTCGACCGGCCGGAGAAACTCAACGCCATCGACCTCACCACCGCCGCCGAACTGGCCGCTGCCTGGCGGGAGTTCAGGTTCGACGACTCGGTACGGGCGATCGTCCTCACGGGCGCGGGCGGGCGGGCCTTCTGCACGGGCCTCGACCGGGGCGTCGATGTCCCGCAGCCCAACTCCCCCTACATGGTGGACGATCCGCTCGTCGCGATCGGCCCGAAGGCGAACGACCTGTGCAAGCCCGTCATCGCCGCCGTGAACGGGATGGCGTGCGGCGGGGCCTTCTATCTGATCGGCGAGGCGGACTTCGTGATCGCCGACGAGACGGCCGCGTTCTTCGATCCGCACACGACGTACGGCATGGTCAGCGCGTACGAGTCGGTGTACCTGGCGCAGCGGATGCCGTTCGGGGAGGTCGCGCGGATGGCCCTGATGGGCACGGCCGAGCGGGTCTCCGCGCGGCGGGCGTACGAGGTGGGGCTGGTCAGCGAGCTGACCGCGCCCGGTGAGGCGCTGGCCGCCGCCGTGCGGTGCGCGGACGTCATCGCGTCCTACCCGACCGAGGCCGTGCAGGGGACGGTCCGGGCGTTGTGGGCGGCGAAGGAGGCGACGCGGGCGGCTGCGCTGGCGCACGCCCCCCATCTGGTGTCGATGGGCAACCTCCCGAACGAGGCCCAGGCGGGCCTGTTCGCCGACCGCAGATCGGGGTTCCGGACCCGCTGA
- a CDS encoding PQQ-binding-like beta-propeller repeat protein, with protein sequence MVDQLTQHDPRRIGPFEVLGRLGAGGMGLVYLARSASGRRVAIKTVRTELAEDQLFRVRFSREVEAARAVSGFYTAAVVDADARAAVPWLATAYVPAPSLEEIVAECGPMPAQAVRWLAAGVAEALQSIHGAGLVHRDLKPSNVLVVEDGPRVIDFGIASGVSNTRLTMTNVAVGTPAYMSPEQAKDSRSVTGASDVFSLGSMLVFAATGHAPFHGANPVETVFMLLREGPDLEGLPEELRPLIESCMQMEATARPNPADLQAQLAPHLFGSGSDDSGTASAWLPERAVGLIETRRGGRPAPKPSSGRSGGRGAPVVPPPPPHDPPPVPVGVGSGRHGGAPDGGPVRLAGAKVPIGPGPRVADARAAAVKAPPPEAGLAASWSRPRPGVNGADPVVPGAGPVPVPAPATAPGPGHDSASAWRPWRFRMSNDVWGTPAVAGDLVYVTSFEVHALDVATGRRRFKTRDVAWSMAVAGGRVLASDGPTLFALDAREGTDLWRLPTDAWVYSLKADRGTVITGTRGGGVQAWEAANGQKLWEITGAQTDFESPEAGPVIHDGTVYVWKDARLRALDARTGDERWSYPIGDAASCGGVPVRLTQADDGYVYVSAGTRVLAIDIAGGHVRWHFEAPAVFLSPPTFAPGPAVTGGGVYLADYLGTVYALDATDGRDRWRIATESRASLDPVLVSAGHVHVGSGKGLYTLDAVTGTPKWRFQAGGELVGAPAVADGRIHFGSTDHLLYTLKADDGRLRWKLATGGEITGAPVVKDGVVYACSKDRCVYALDAEKGTGTARS encoded by the coding sequence GTGGTGGATCAGCTGACACAGCACGATCCGCGGCGGATCGGGCCGTTCGAGGTGCTGGGACGGCTGGGAGCCGGCGGCATGGGGCTGGTCTATCTCGCGCGCTCGGCCTCGGGCCGGCGGGTGGCGATCAAGACGGTCCGGACGGAGCTCGCCGAGGACCAGCTGTTCCGGGTCCGCTTCTCGCGCGAGGTCGAGGCGGCACGCGCCGTGTCCGGCTTCTACACGGCCGCCGTGGTCGACGCCGACGCGCGCGCCGCCGTGCCGTGGCTGGCCACCGCGTACGTGCCCGCGCCCTCCCTCGAAGAGATAGTGGCCGAGTGCGGGCCGATGCCCGCCCAGGCGGTCCGCTGGCTCGCGGCGGGAGTCGCGGAGGCCCTGCAGTCCATCCACGGCGCCGGTCTCGTCCACCGCGACCTGAAGCCGTCGAACGTCCTCGTCGTGGAGGACGGACCGCGCGTCATCGACTTCGGTATCGCCTCCGGGGTGTCGAACACCCGGCTGACGATGACCAACGTCGCCGTCGGTACGCCCGCCTACATGTCGCCCGAGCAGGCGAAGGACTCCCGCAGCGTGACCGGCGCGAGCGACGTCTTCTCGCTCGGCTCGATGCTCGTCTTCGCCGCCACCGGCCACGCGCCCTTCCACGGCGCGAACCCCGTCGAGACCGTCTTCATGCTGCTCCGCGAGGGCCCGGACCTCGAAGGCCTGCCGGAGGAGCTGCGCCCGCTCATCGAGTCCTGCATGCAGATGGAGGCCACGGCCCGCCCGAACCCGGCCGACCTCCAGGCCCAGTTGGCCCCGCACCTCTTCGGCTCCGGCTCCGACGACAGCGGTACGGCCTCCGCGTGGCTGCCCGAGCGGGCCGTGGGCCTCATCGAGACGCGCCGCGGGGGCCGCCCGGCGCCGAAGCCGTCGTCCGGCCGCAGTGGCGGACGAGGAGCCCCCGTGGTGCCGCCCCCGCCGCCCCACGACCCGCCTCCCGTCCCGGTCGGCGTGGGCAGCGGCCGGCACGGTGGCGCGCCCGACGGCGGTCCCGTACGCCTCGCGGGCGCGAAGGTGCCCATCGGCCCGGGCCCGCGCGTCGCCGACGCCCGCGCCGCCGCCGTCAAGGCACCTCCCCCCGAGGCCGGCCTCGCCGCCTCCTGGTCCCGCCCGCGCCCCGGCGTGAACGGCGCCGACCCCGTCGTACCCGGCGCCGGACCCGTCCCGGTACCCGCGCCCGCGACGGCCCCCGGCCCCGGCCACGACTCGGCCTCCGCCTGGCGGCCGTGGCGCTTCCGCATGTCGAACGACGTGTGGGGGACGCCCGCCGTAGCTGGAGACCTCGTCTACGTCACCTCCTTCGAGGTGCACGCCCTGGACGTGGCCACCGGCCGGCGCCGCTTCAAGACCCGGGACGTCGCCTGGTCGATGGCGGTCGCCGGCGGCCGCGTTCTCGCCTCCGACGGTCCCACCCTCTTCGCCCTGGACGCCCGCGAGGGCACCGACCTGTGGCGGCTGCCGACCGACGCCTGGGTGTACTCCCTCAAGGCCGACCGCGGCACGGTCATCACCGGCACCCGCGGCGGTGGCGTACAGGCCTGGGAGGCCGCCAACGGCCAGAAGCTCTGGGAGATCACCGGCGCCCAGACCGACTTCGAGTCGCCCGAGGCCGGACCCGTCATCCACGATGGCACGGTCTACGTCTGGAAGGACGCCCGCCTGCGCGCCCTGGACGCCCGTACCGGCGACGAGCGCTGGTCGTACCCCATCGGGGACGCGGCGTCCTGCGGCGGCGTCCCGGTCCGGCTGACCCAGGCCGACGACGGATACGTGTACGTGTCCGCCGGCACCCGGGTCCTCGCCATCGACATCGCCGGCGGCCATGTCCGCTGGCACTTCGAGGCGCCCGCGGTCTTCCTCAGCCCGCCCACCTTCGCCCCGGGTCCCGCCGTCACGGGCGGCGGGGTCTACCTCGCCGACTACCTCGGCACGGTCTACGCGCTCGACGCCACCGACGGCCGCGACCGCTGGCGCATCGCCACGGAGTCGCGTGCCTCGCTCGACCCGGTGCTCGTCTCCGCGGGGCACGTCCACGTCGGCTCCGGGAAGGGGCTCTACACCCTGGACGCGGTCACCGGTACACCGAAGTGGCGCTTCCAGGCGGGCGGCGAGCTCGTGGGCGCCCCCGCCGTCGCCGACGGCCGCATCCACTTCGGTTCCACCGACCACCTCCTCTACACCCTGAAGGCCGACGACGGCCGGCTCCGCTGGAAGCTCGCCACGGGCGGGGAGATCACCGGGGCGCCCGTCGTCAAGGACGGGGTGGTGTACGCGTGCAGTAAGGACCGGTGCGTGTACGCACTGGACGCGGAGAAGGGAACGGGCACCGCCCGTTCCTGA
- a CDS encoding VOC family protein, translated as MAGSEASADFADFVEGVPCWIDAQLPDVEAGKRFYGELFGWTFEPFEAPEAPEAPGAPGAPEAPESAESVDLSGKTEASAGPSPASQPSPGSQAPQPSPGSQSPQPSPGSPEPPSPSAHATPAVPPADAPPVALTPYTPPVRPTPYADALRARLDGAPVAALVPKRDGRMPTVWTVYFATPDADALAGRIRAAGGQVITTPVPVGPYGRIALAADSESAVFGLWEGGTHPGFGRRHGPGSFSWVELYARNTAVADSFYTRLFHDALFGPGTTRDFGRVLVSEVFPVEMPPHFLVHFGVEDCEAVLGAVVRLGGRVQATPFDTSYGRVAVVTDNQGASFALLQA; from the coding sequence ATGGCTGGATCTGAGGCATCTGCCGACTTCGCCGACTTCGTCGAGGGCGTCCCCTGCTGGATCGACGCCCAGCTTCCGGACGTCGAGGCGGGCAAGCGCTTCTACGGCGAACTCTTCGGGTGGACCTTCGAGCCCTTCGAGGCCCCTGAGGCCCCTGAGGCCCCTGGGGCCCCTGGGGCGCCTGAGGCCCCCGAATCCGCTGAGTCCGTCGACCTCTCCGGCAAGACGGAGGCATCGGCGGGGCCCTCCCCGGCATCCCAGCCCTCCCCGGGCTCCCAGGCCCCCCAGCCCTCCCCGGGCTCCCAGTCCCCCCAGCCCTCCCCGGGCTCCCCGGAGCCTCCGTCCCCCTCGGCGCACGCGACCCCCGCCGTTCCCCCTGCCGACGCGCCCCCCGTCGCCCTCACGCCGTACACGCCCCCCGTCCGCCCCACGCCGTACGCCGACGCCCTCCGCGCGCGCCTCGACGGTGCCCCCGTCGCCGCCCTCGTACCGAAGCGGGACGGCCGGATGCCCACCGTGTGGACCGTGTACTTCGCCACCCCGGACGCCGACGCCCTGGCCGGACGGATCCGGGCGGCGGGCGGTCAGGTGATCACGACACCGGTACCGGTGGGCCCGTACGGCAGGATCGCGCTCGCCGCCGACTCCGAGAGCGCGGTCTTCGGGCTCTGGGAGGGCGGCACGCACCCCGGGTTCGGCAGGCGGCACGGGCCGGGGTCCTTCAGCTGGGTCGAGCTGTACGCGCGGAACACGGCCGTCGCCGACTCCTTCTACACCCGTCTATTCCACGACGCCCTCTTCGGTCCGGGAACCACCCGCGACTTCGGGCGGGTCCTCGTCTCCGAGGTCTTCCCGGTCGAGATGCCGCCCCATTTCCTCGTCCACTTCGGGGTGGAGGACTGCGAGGCGGTCCTCGGGGCGGTGGTGCGGCTCGGCGGACGGGTCCAGGCGACGCCTTTCGACACCTCGTACGGGCGCGTGGCGGTCGTCACGGACAATCAGGGGGCGTCCTTCGCCCTGCTGCAAGCCTGA
- a CDS encoding acyl-CoA dehydrogenase family protein has protein sequence MDATFTAEQDEIRRTLRELLLKRCGPEEVRTAVRTVGGYDPALWEALARQLGLPGLALPEAYGGVGCSVTELALASEELGRALAPSPLLATAVLSVPLLLALGSEGQRAALLPRISSGELTAALAVSGPSLTTALGLTGDNRGDWAGGGRAGGVQARQVDGAWRLYGQADQVLDGHSAGLLVVAAHAGGFAHSRTLLFLVRDDSLARDDGGSGSAGVTRVRQTSLDETRSQSRLQLRDAPAELLGEDESVDVTGVLARVGDSVAAVLAAEAVGAADRVLERTVEYVKQREQFGRAIGSFQAVKHRLADLYVQVQAARSAAYYAAWATAVGEERVGGLALAQALEALRIAASEGVQLHGGIGFTWEHEAHLYFKRAAGDELLFGPVHRLREHAADAARLFGGGEVAV, from the coding sequence ATGGACGCCACCTTCACCGCGGAGCAGGACGAGATCCGCCGCACCCTCCGTGAGCTCCTCCTCAAACGCTGCGGCCCTGAGGAGGTCAGGACCGCCGTGCGGACCGTGGGCGGGTACGACCCCGCGCTCTGGGAGGCCCTGGCGAGGCAACTCGGGCTGCCCGGACTCGCGTTGCCCGAGGCATACGGAGGGGTCGGTTGTTCCGTCACCGAACTCGCCCTCGCCAGTGAGGAGTTGGGGCGGGCGCTGGCTCCCTCGCCGCTGCTCGCCACGGCCGTGCTGAGCGTGCCCCTGCTGCTGGCGCTGGGGAGTGAGGGGCAGCGGGCCGCGCTGCTGCCCCGTATCTCCTCCGGCGAACTCACCGCCGCGCTCGCGGTGTCGGGCCCCAGCCTGACCACCGCCCTCGGGCTGACCGGCGACAACCGCGGTGACTGGGCGGGCGGCGGGCGCGCGGGCGGCGTACAGGCGCGTCAGGTCGACGGCGCGTGGCGGCTGTACGGGCAGGCCGACCAGGTGCTCGACGGACACAGCGCGGGCCTGCTGGTCGTGGCCGCGCACGCCGGGGGCTTCGCCCACTCGCGGACCCTCCTCTTTCTCGTACGGGACGATTCTCTTGCACGGGACGACGGCGGTTCCGGAAGTGCGGGAGTGACCCGCGTACGGCAGACCTCCCTCGACGAGACGCGGTCGCAGTCCCGGCTTCAACTCCGGGATGCACCGGCCGAGTTGCTGGGAGAGGATGAGTCCGTCGACGTGACCGGGGTGCTCGCGCGCGTCGGTGACTCGGTCGCCGCCGTCCTTGCCGCTGAGGCCGTCGGCGCCGCCGATCGCGTACTGGAGCGGACCGTCGAATACGTCAAGCAGCGTGAGCAGTTCGGGCGCGCGATCGGGTCCTTCCAGGCCGTGAAGCACCGGCTCGCCGATCTGTACGTACAGGTCCAGGCGGCGCGGTCCGCCGCGTACTACGCGGCCTGGGCGACCGCTGTGGGGGAGGAGCGGGTGGGTGGGCTCGCCCTCGCCCAGGCCCTGGAGGCGTTGCGGATCGCCGCGTCCGAGGGCGTGCAGTTGCACGGCGGCATCGGGTTCACCTGGGAGCACGAGGCGCATCTGTACTTCAAGCGGGCGGCCGGCGACGAGCTGCTCTTCGGGCCGGTCCACCGGCTGCGGGAGCACGCGGCGGACGCGGCACGGCTGTTCGGCGGCGGGGAGGTGGCGGTCTGA
- a CDS encoding TetR/AcrR family transcriptional regulator — MTTDATPSAPPAGLRESKKQETRQLISDHATRLFIAQGFEQTTIAEIAGAARVAKKTVTNYFPRKEDLAMDHQDAFIASLARTVTDRQAGDSALAALRRAFTDAATAADPVAGFSGPDFARMIADSPTLSARLRDLHDLREAALADALAEATGAARDDITPRAAAALLGAVHRTLFQRIQELTLAGQDNARISATVTAEADSAFGLLEPSLADYAAA; from the coding sequence ATGACTACTGATGCCACCCCGTCCGCACCCCCTGCCGGCCTGCGGGAATCGAAGAAGCAGGAGACCCGGCAGCTCATCTCCGACCACGCCACCCGCCTGTTCATCGCCCAGGGTTTCGAGCAGACCACCATCGCCGAGATCGCCGGCGCCGCACGGGTCGCCAAGAAGACGGTGACCAACTACTTCCCACGCAAGGAAGATCTGGCCATGGACCACCAGGACGCCTTCATCGCCTCCCTGGCCCGCACCGTGACCGATCGTCAGGCCGGCGACTCCGCCCTGGCGGCACTGCGCCGCGCTTTCACCGACGCGGCCACGGCCGCCGACCCGGTCGCCGGGTTCTCCGGCCCCGACTTCGCCCGCATGATCGCCGACAGCCCCACCCTCTCCGCTCGCCTGCGCGACCTGCACGACCTGCGTGAGGCGGCCCTGGCCGACGCCCTGGCCGAGGCCACCGGCGCAGCCCGCGACGACATCACCCCCCGCGCCGCGGCCGCCCTGCTCGGCGCCGTGCACCGCACTCTCTTCCAGCGCATCCAGGAACTCACCCTCGCCGGCCAGGACAACGCCCGGATCTCCGCCACGGTCACCGCGGAGGCGGACAGCGCTTTCGGCCTGCTGGAGCCGTCACTCGCCGACTACGCCGCGGCGTGA